From the genome of Streptomyces sp. NBC_01116, one region includes:
- a CDS encoding SigE family RNA polymerase sigma factor produces MAQGEVLAFEDYVRTRQEALLRSARRLVPDPVDAQDLLQTALVRTYGRWDGIADKSLADAYLRRVMINTRTEWWRARKLEEVPTEQLPDASVDDGSDQRADRALLMDILGILAPKQRSVVVLRHWEQMSTEETAAALGMSAGTVKSTLHRALARLRQELESRELVSREAVARETGGHRSAAPVTSARVPARRSPVTTVPGARAHTPAQRNGRHDERGMERCAA; encoded by the coding sequence ATGGCGCAGGGCGAGGTGCTCGCGTTCGAGGACTACGTACGCACACGGCAGGAGGCGCTGCTGCGCAGCGCGCGCCGCCTGGTTCCCGATCCCGTGGATGCCCAGGACCTGCTGCAGACCGCCCTGGTGCGCACCTACGGCCGCTGGGACGGCATCGCCGACAAGTCCCTGGCCGACGCCTATCTGCGCCGCGTCATGATCAACACCCGTACGGAGTGGTGGCGGGCGCGCAAGCTCGAAGAGGTCCCGACCGAGCAGCTGCCCGACGCGAGCGTCGATGACGGCAGCGACCAGCGCGCCGACCGCGCCCTGCTGATGGACATCCTCGGCATCCTGGCTCCCAAGCAGCGCAGCGTCGTCGTGCTGCGACACTGGGAGCAGATGAGCACGGAGGAGACGGCCGCGGCACTCGGCATGTCGGCCGGTACGGTCAAGAGCACGCTGCACCGGGCCCTGGCACGACTGCGCCAGGAGCTGGAGAGCCGCGAGCTGGTCAGCCGCGAGGCGGTCGCCCGGGAGACCGGGGGCCACCGGAGCGCGGCGCCGGTCACCTCCGCCCGTGTCCCCGCCCGGCGGTCGCCCGTGACGACGGTGCCGGGGGCGAGGGCACACACACCGGCGCAGCGGAACGGGCGTCACGACGAGCGGGGGATGGAGCGGTGCGCGGCCTGA
- a CDS encoding TetR family transcriptional regulator — translation MTEDASAPRRRGRPSRKAAAEGPDARTRILEAARTEFAERGYDRTSIRGIARAAGVDAALVHHYFGTKDEVFAAAVEVTFEPALVVHTVLGGPPEGLGERLARFFLSVWEDPATRSPLLAILRSALTHEAAAKVLREFVLRRLLERIAAELDVPDATFRAELAASHMIGIATLRYMIRAEPLASADPEDIVAMVAPTLQRYLGER, via the coding sequence GTGACCGAGGACGCTTCCGCCCCGCGCCGCCGGGGCCGCCCCTCCCGCAAGGCCGCGGCCGAGGGCCCCGACGCCCGTACGCGCATCCTGGAGGCGGCCCGTACGGAGTTCGCCGAACGCGGCTACGACAGGACGTCGATCCGGGGCATCGCCAGGGCCGCCGGGGTCGACGCGGCCCTCGTGCACCACTACTTCGGCACCAAGGACGAGGTCTTCGCCGCCGCCGTCGAGGTCACCTTCGAACCGGCCCTGGTCGTCCACACCGTGCTCGGCGGCCCGCCGGAGGGGCTGGGGGAGCGGCTGGCGCGCTTCTTCCTCTCGGTGTGGGAGGACCCGGCCACCCGCTCCCCCCTGCTGGCGATCCTGCGCTCCGCGCTGACCCACGAGGCGGCGGCGAAGGTGCTGCGCGAGTTCGTCCTGCGGCGGCTGCTGGAGCGGATCGCGGCGGAACTGGACGTTCCGGACGCGACGTTCCGCGCCGAGCTGGCCGCCTCGCACATGATCGGCATCGCGACGCTCCGGTACATGATCCGCGCCGAGCCGCTCGCCTCCGCCGACCCGGAGGACATCGTGGCGATGGTCGCCCCCACGCTCCAGCGATACTTGGGCGAGCGCTGA
- a CDS encoding A/G-specific adenine glycosylase: MTAMTSTQTPPASSLHTPVIGWFEQHARDLPWRRPEAGAWGVMVSEFMLQQTPVSRVLPVYEQWLARWPRPADLAAEAPGEAVRAWGRLGYPRRALRLHGAAQAITERHGGDVPSEHAQLLALPGIGEYTAAAVASFAYGQRHAVLDTNVRRVFARAASGVQYPPNATTAAERKLARALLPEEDERAARWAAATMELGALVCTARNEDCDRCPIASRCAWRLAGKPAHQGPPRKGQTYAGTDRQVRGRLLAVLRDSVGPVAQAALDAVWEEPVQRARALDGLVADGLVEPLADGRYRLPLT; encoded by the coding sequence ATGACTGCCATGACTTCGACACAGACGCCCCCCGCCTCCTCCCTCCACACCCCCGTCATCGGGTGGTTCGAGCAGCATGCCCGCGATCTGCCCTGGCGCCGCCCCGAAGCGGGCGCCTGGGGTGTGATGGTCAGCGAGTTCATGCTCCAGCAGACCCCGGTGAGCCGGGTCCTCCCGGTGTACGAACAGTGGCTCGCCCGCTGGCCCCGCCCCGCCGACCTGGCCGCCGAGGCGCCCGGGGAGGCGGTCCGCGCCTGGGGCCGGCTCGGCTACCCGCGCCGTGCGCTGCGCCTGCACGGGGCCGCGCAGGCGATAACGGAACGGCACGGCGGCGATGTGCCGAGCGAGCACGCCCAGCTGCTGGCGCTGCCCGGGATCGGCGAGTACACGGCGGCGGCCGTGGCCTCGTTCGCGTACGGACAGCGGCACGCGGTGCTCGACACGAACGTCCGCCGGGTGTTCGCCCGCGCCGCGTCCGGGGTCCAGTACCCGCCGAACGCGACCACGGCCGCCGAGCGCAAGCTCGCGCGGGCGCTGCTGCCCGAGGAGGACGAGCGGGCGGCGCGCTGGGCGGCGGCCACGATGGAGCTGGGCGCCCTCGTGTGCACCGCGCGCAACGAGGACTGCGACCGGTGCCCGATCGCCTCCCGGTGTGCCTGGCGGCTGGCGGGGAAGCCCGCGCACCAGGGGCCGCCGCGCAAGGGCCAGACGTACGCCGGGACCGACCGCCAGGTGCGCGGGCGGCTGCTGGCGGTGTTGCGGGACTCCGTGGGCCCCGTGGCGCAGGCCGCGCTGGACGCGGTGTGGGAGGAGCCGGTGCAGCGGGCCCGCGCACTGGACGGGCTGGTGGCCGACGGGCTGGTCGAGCCGCTGGCGGACGGCCGGTACCGACTGCCGCTGACCTGA
- a CDS encoding trypco2 family protein — protein sequence MTAENTHVPNAQAPDAHVPDAQAPKAHALDGIELADAVASIRNQLIDAATRATDHPVSFAVGDIQMEFTLELRREAKAGGKVKAWVVEAGADAARTTGRTHKVAFTLTPRNAATGEAWEIGTEDDGSTAGFGSSTARDDGPTAGFGDGAARP from the coding sequence ATGACGGCCGAGAACACCCATGTACCGAACGCCCAGGCACCGGACGCCCACGTACCGGACGCCCAGGCACCGAAAGCCCACGCGCTGGACGGCATCGAGCTCGCCGACGCCGTGGCGTCCATCCGCAACCAGCTCATCGACGCGGCGACCCGGGCCACGGACCACCCGGTCTCCTTCGCGGTCGGCGACATCCAGATGGAGTTCACCCTCGAACTGCGCCGCGAGGCCAAGGCGGGCGGCAAGGTGAAGGCCTGGGTGGTCGAGGCGGGTGCGGACGCCGCCCGCACCACGGGCCGCACGCACAAGGTCGCCTTCACCCTGACCCCGCGCAACGCCGCCACGGGCGAGGCCTGGGAGATCGGAACGGAGGACGACGGGTCCACCGCGGGATTCGGCAGCAGCACAGCGCGGGACGACGGGCCCACGGCAGGGTTCGGGGACGGGGCGGCGAGGCCGTGA
- a CDS encoding Ppx/GppA family phosphatase, with amino-acid sequence MRLGVLDVGSNTVHLLVVDAHPGARPLPAHSHKAELRLAELLDEGGAIGPLGVDRLVATIAGAVQAAEDKGCEDVLAFATSAVREATNADLVLERVRVETGVDLAVLSGEEEARLTFLAARRWFGWSAGKLLVLDIGGGSLEIAFGIDEEPDTAVSLPLGAGRLTSAWLPDDPAGPEQVRALRRHVRASIARTVGEFSRAGRPDHVVATSKTFKQLARIAGAARSTEGLYVQRSLSRKALEDWVPKLAGMTVEERGRLPGVSEGRAAQLLAGALVAEGTMDLFGVEELEVCPWALREGVILRRLDHLPAERAALPG; translated from the coding sequence ATGAGACTCGGAGTCCTCGACGTGGGATCGAACACGGTTCACCTGCTGGTGGTCGACGCCCACCCCGGCGCCCGCCCGCTGCCCGCGCACTCGCACAAGGCGGAGCTCAGGCTCGCCGAACTCCTCGACGAGGGCGGCGCCATCGGCCCCCTCGGCGTGGACCGGCTGGTGGCGACGATCGCCGGTGCCGTGCAGGCCGCCGAGGACAAGGGGTGCGAGGACGTGCTCGCCTTCGCCACCTCCGCCGTGCGCGAGGCGACCAACGCGGACCTGGTCCTGGAGCGCGTACGGGTCGAGACCGGGGTCGACCTCGCGGTCCTCAGCGGCGAGGAGGAGGCCCGGCTGACCTTCCTGGCCGCCCGCCGCTGGTTCGGCTGGTCGGCGGGGAAGCTGCTCGTCCTCGACATCGGCGGCGGCTCCCTGGAGATCGCCTTCGGCATCGACGAGGAGCCGGACACCGCCGTCTCCCTGCCGCTCGGCGCGGGCCGCCTCACCAGCGCCTGGCTGCCCGACGACCCGGCCGGCCCCGAGCAGGTCAGGGCGTTGCGCCGGCACGTCCGGGCCAGCATCGCGCGGACGGTGGGCGAGTTCAGCCGGGCCGGCCGCCCCGACCACGTGGTCGCCACCTCCAAGACCTTCAAGCAGCTCGCCCGGATCGCCGGCGCCGCCCGCTCCACCGAGGGCCTGTACGTCCAGCGCTCGCTGAGCCGCAAGGCGCTGGAGGACTGGGTGCCCAAGCTGGCCGGGATGACGGTCGAGGAGCGCGGCCGGCTCCCCGGAGTCTCCGAGGGCCGGGCCGCCCAGCTGCTCGCCGGGGCCCTGGTGGCCGAGGGGACGATGGACCTGTTCGGCGTCGAGGAGCTGGAGGTCTGTCCCTGGGCCCTGCGCGAGGGCGTCATCCTGCGCCGCCTGGACCACCTCCCCGCGGAACGGGCCGCGCTGCCGGGGTGA
- the cseB gene encoding two-component system response regulator CseB → MAETHVLFVEDDDVIREATQLALERVGFTVTAMPDGLSGLEAFRADRPDIALLDVMVPGLDGVSLCRRIRDESTVPVIMLSARADSIDVVLGLEAGADDYVTKPFDGAVLVARIRAVLRRFGHAAGPDGPGQGGAEGEAGAFGGVLVFGDLEVDTDGMEVRRAGEQVALTPTEMRLLLEFSSAPGTVLSRDKLLERVWDYGWGGDTRVVDVHVQRLRTKIGQDRIDTVRGFGYKLRG, encoded by the coding sequence ATGGCCGAGACCCACGTCCTCTTCGTCGAGGACGACGACGTCATCCGCGAGGCCACCCAGCTCGCCCTGGAACGGGTCGGCTTCACGGTCACCGCGATGCCCGACGGGCTCTCCGGTCTGGAGGCGTTCCGCGCCGACCGGCCGGACATCGCCCTGCTCGACGTGATGGTGCCGGGCCTGGACGGGGTGAGCCTGTGCCGCCGCATCCGGGACGAGTCGACCGTGCCGGTGATCATGCTCTCCGCGCGGGCCGACTCGATCGACGTGGTGCTGGGCCTGGAGGCCGGAGCCGACGACTACGTCACCAAGCCCTTCGACGGCGCGGTCCTGGTCGCCCGCATCCGGGCGGTGCTGCGCCGCTTCGGCCACGCGGCCGGGCCGGACGGTCCGGGTCAGGGCGGTGCGGAGGGGGAGGCCGGGGCGTTCGGCGGGGTGCTGGTCTTCGGCGATCTGGAGGTCGACACGGACGGCATGGAGGTGCGGCGGGCCGGTGAGCAGGTGGCGCTGACGCCCACCGAGATGCGGCTGCTGCTGGAGTTCTCGTCCGCACCGGGCACCGTCCTGTCCCGCGACAAGCTCCTGGAGCGGGTCTGGGACTACGGCTGGGGCGGTGACACCCGGGTCGTGGACGTCCACGTCCAGCGGCTGCGCACCAAGATCGGCCAGGACCGGATCGACACGGTCCGCGGCTTCGGCTACAAGCTGCGCGGATGA
- the cseC gene encoding two-component system sensor histidine kinase CseC, with protein sequence MKRLALRTGVRWKISIAIAAVGALVAVALSLVVHNAARVSMIENAREVQLERLLGAQRFYEATSMQKGGPKFGAKLNDPTIPPSLRDEVRKNRRATHVTQGPDGVPEVWAAVPLAGGDVLSLHSRFADRSATIMDDLDRALLIGSVSVVFGGCALGVLIGGQLSRRLRKAAAAAGRVAQGQTDVRVREAVGGVVRDETDELARAVDALTDALNERIEAERRVTADIAHELRTPVTGLLTAAELLPPGRPTELVRDRAQAMRTLVEDVLEVARLDSASERAELQMLPLGEFVSRRIGLLNPEVTVRVVHESWVSTDPRRLERILGNLLGNAAKHGSTPVEVTVEGRVVRVRDHGPGFPEELLRDGPSRFRTGSMDRAGHGHGLGLTIAAGQARVLGARLTFRNAAPSGAAEGTGGAIAVLWLPEHAPTVTGSFPVLRMADQRQASD encoded by the coding sequence ATGAAGCGACTGGCCCTGCGGACCGGAGTCCGCTGGAAGATCAGCATCGCCATCGCGGCGGTCGGCGCGCTCGTCGCGGTGGCGCTGAGCCTCGTGGTGCACAACGCGGCCCGCGTCTCGATGATCGAGAACGCCCGCGAGGTGCAGCTGGAGCGGCTGCTGGGCGCGCAGCGCTTCTACGAGGCGACGAGCATGCAGAAGGGCGGTCCGAAGTTCGGGGCGAAGCTCAACGACCCGACGATCCCGCCGAGCCTGCGCGACGAGGTCCGCAAGAACCGCCGGGCCACCCATGTGACGCAGGGCCCCGACGGGGTCCCCGAGGTCTGGGCGGCGGTTCCGCTGGCGGGCGGGGACGTGCTCTCGCTGCACTCCCGGTTCGCGGACCGCTCCGCCACGATCATGGACGACCTGGACCGGGCCCTGCTCATCGGCTCGGTCTCGGTGGTCTTCGGCGGCTGCGCGCTCGGGGTCCTCATCGGCGGCCAGCTCTCGCGCCGGCTGCGCAAGGCGGCGGCCGCGGCGGGCCGGGTCGCCCAGGGGCAGACGGACGTACGGGTCAGGGAGGCCGTCGGCGGGGTCGTCCGCGACGAGACCGACGAGCTGGCGCGGGCGGTCGACGCGCTGACCGACGCGCTGAACGAGCGGATCGAGGCGGAGCGCCGGGTCACCGCGGACATCGCCCATGAGCTGCGTACCCCGGTGACCGGGCTGCTCACGGCGGCCGAGCTGCTGCCGCCGGGCCGCCCCACCGAGCTGGTGCGGGACCGGGCGCAGGCGATGCGCACGCTGGTCGAGGACGTGCTGGAGGTGGCCCGGCTGGACAGCGCCTCGGAGCGGGCGGAGCTCCAGATGCTGCCGCTCGGCGAGTTCGTCAGCCGCCGGATCGGGCTGCTGAACCCGGAGGTGACCGTGCGGGTGGTGCACGAGTCGTGGGTCTCCACCGATCCGCGCCGGCTGGAGCGCATCCTCGGCAATCTGCTCGGGAACGCCGCGAAGCACGGCTCGACCCCGGTGGAGGTCACGGTCGAGGGCCGGGTGGTGCGGGTCCGCGACCACGGTCCGGGATTCCCGGAGGAGCTGCTGCGGGACGGGCCGAGCCGCTTCCGTACCGGAAGCATGGACCGGGCCGGGCACGGTCACGGTCTCGGCCTGACGATCGCGGCGGGCCAGGCGAGGGTGCTGGGGGCCCGGCTGACCTTCCGCAACGCGGCGCCCTCGGGCGCGGCGGAGGGCACGGGCGGGGCGATCGCGGTGCTGTGGCTGCCGGAGCACGCGCCGACGGTGACCGGGAGCTTCCCGGTGCTGCGGATGGCGGACCAGCGGCAGGCGTCGGACTGA
- a CDS encoding sugar phosphate isomerase/epimerase family protein: MVRIPDAKVALSTASVYPESTATAFEIAARLGYDGVEVMVWTDPVSQDIEALRRLSDYHRVPILAVHAPCLLITQRVWSTDPWVKLQRARAAAERLGASTVVVHPPFRWQRNYAKDFVTGIWRMAQETDVRFAVENMYPWRYRDREMLAYAPDWDVTNDDYRHFTVDLSHTATARTEALAMVDRMGDRLAHVHLADGKGSAKDEHLVPGRGDQPCAELLERLARTGFDGHVVIEVNTRRAMSSAEREADLAEALAFTRLHLATATVADDPSAKIRRP, translated from the coding sequence GTGGTGCGCATCCCCGATGCGAAGGTCGCCCTGTCAACGGCCTCGGTCTACCCCGAGTCCACCGCGACGGCCTTCGAGATCGCCGCGCGCCTGGGATACGACGGCGTAGAGGTCATGGTCTGGACCGACCCCGTCAGCCAGGACATCGAGGCCCTGCGCCGGCTCTCCGACTACCACCGGGTCCCGATCCTCGCGGTGCACGCCCCCTGCCTCCTCATCACCCAGCGCGTCTGGTCCACCGACCCCTGGGTCAAGCTCCAGCGGGCCAGGGCCGCCGCCGAGAGGCTCGGCGCCTCCACCGTCGTGGTGCACCCGCCGTTCCGGTGGCAGCGCAACTACGCCAAGGACTTCGTGACCGGGATCTGGCGGATGGCCCAGGAGACGGACGTCCGGTTCGCCGTCGAGAACATGTACCCCTGGCGCTACCGGGACCGCGAGATGCTCGCGTACGCGCCCGACTGGGACGTCACCAACGACGACTACCGGCACTTCACGGTCGACCTCTCGCACACCGCGACCGCCCGCACCGAGGCGCTCGCCATGGTGGACCGGATGGGCGACCGGCTCGCGCACGTCCACCTCGCCGACGGCAAGGGCTCGGCCAAGGACGAGCACCTGGTGCCCGGCCGGGGCGACCAGCCGTGCGCGGAGCTGCTGGAACGCCTGGCCCGTACGGGCTTCGACGGCCACGTCGTCATCGAGGTCAACACCCGCCGCGCGATGTCCTCCGCCGAACGCGAGGCCGACCTCGCGGAGGCGCTGGCCTTCACCCGCCTCCACCTGGCGACCGCGACCGTCGCCGACGACCCGTCCGCGAAGATCCGCCGCCCGTGA
- a CDS encoding M23 family metallopeptidase — translation MKRATNQHTIRPSAFRVRGAVLAAGLGASVVLGAGSAFASSGGEAAAAPLAAATAADSVAQQATAQGKAAEAAKKASAKKASDAKKKAEDKKKAAKKNAASWKSPVKKYTLSASYGTGGARWAAKHSGQDFAVPVGTDVVAAHKGTVVKAGPNGAGDGPAYGNAVVIKHSNGKYSQYAHLSKVNVKIGQTVKTGQKIALSGNTGNSSGPHLHFEIRTSPNYGSALNPAAFLRSVHVSI, via the coding sequence ATGAAGCGCGCAACGAACCAGCACACCATCCGCCCGTCCGCCTTCCGCGTCCGTGGCGCCGTCCTGGCCGCCGGCCTGGGAGCGTCCGTGGTGCTGGGTGCCGGATCGGCGTTCGCGTCCAGCGGCGGTGAAGCCGCTGCCGCTCCCCTCGCCGCCGCCACGGCCGCCGACTCGGTCGCCCAGCAGGCGACCGCGCAGGGCAAGGCCGCCGAGGCCGCGAAGAAGGCCTCCGCGAAGAAGGCCTCCGACGCGAAGAAGAAGGCCGAGGACAAGAAGAAGGCCGCGAAGAAGAACGCCGCCTCCTGGAAGTCCCCGGTCAAGAAGTACACGCTGAGCGCCAGCTACGGCACCGGTGGCGCCCGCTGGGCCGCCAAGCACTCCGGCCAGGACTTCGCCGTGCCGGTCGGCACCGACGTCGTGGCCGCCCACAAGGGCACCGTCGTGAAGGCAGGCCCGAACGGCGCCGGCGACGGCCCCGCGTACGGCAACGCCGTCGTGATCAAGCACTCCAACGGCAAGTACTCGCAGTACGCGCACCTGTCGAAGGTCAACGTGAAGATCGGCCAGACCGTGAAGACCGGCCAGAAGATCGCGCTGTCCGGCAACACCGGAAACTCCAGCGGCCCGCACCTGCACTTCGAGATCCGCACGTCCCCGAACTACGGCTCGGCGCTGAACCCGGCGGCGTTCCTCCGCTCGGTGCACGTCTCCATCTGA
- the radA gene encoding DNA repair protein RadA: protein MAARTKSAKDRPSYRCTECGWTTAKWLGRCPECQAWGTVEEFGGAPAVRTTAAGRVSTAAVPIGQVDSRTATARSTGVGELDRVLGGGLVPGAVVLLAGEPGVGKSTLLLDVAAKAASDDHRTLYVTAEESASQVRLRADRIRAINDHLYLAAETDLSAVLGHLDAVKPSLLVLDSVQTVASPEIDGAPGGMAQVREVAGALIRASKERGMATLLVGHVTKDGAIAGPRLLEHLVDVVLSFEGDRHARLRLVRGVKNRYGATDEVGCFELHDEGITGLADPSGLFLTRRDVAVPGTCLTVTLEGKRPLVAEVQALTVDSQIPSPRRTTSGLETSRVSMMLAVLEQRGRISALGKRDIYSATVGGVKLTEPAADLAIALALASAASDTPLPKNLVAIGEVGLAGEVRRVTGVQRRLAEAHRLGFTHALVPTDPGKVPAGMKVTEVADMGDALRVLPRRSRQEAPQPRQEDNARR from the coding sequence ATGGCTGCCCGTACGAAATCCGCGAAGGACCGGCCGTCCTACCGCTGTACCGAATGCGGCTGGACCACCGCCAAGTGGCTCGGCCGTTGCCCCGAGTGCCAGGCGTGGGGGACGGTCGAGGAGTTCGGCGGCGCCCCCGCCGTGCGCACCACCGCGGCCGGCCGGGTCTCCACGGCGGCCGTGCCGATCGGCCAGGTCGACAGCCGGACGGCCACCGCCCGCTCGACCGGCGTCGGCGAGCTGGACCGCGTGCTCGGCGGCGGGCTGGTGCCGGGCGCGGTCGTGCTGCTGGCGGGCGAGCCGGGCGTCGGCAAGTCGACGCTGCTGCTGGACGTGGCGGCCAAGGCGGCGAGCGACGACCACCGCACGCTCTATGTCACCGCCGAGGAGTCCGCGAGCCAGGTCCGGCTGCGGGCCGACCGGATCCGGGCGATCAACGACCACCTCTACCTCGCGGCGGAGACCGACCTCTCGGCGGTGCTCGGCCACCTGGACGCGGTGAAGCCCTCGCTGCTCGTCCTGGACTCGGTGCAGACCGTCGCCTCGCCCGAGATCGACGGCGCGCCCGGCGGGATGGCCCAGGTCCGGGAGGTCGCCGGGGCGCTGATCCGGGCCTCCAAGGAGCGCGGGATGGCCACGCTGCTCGTCGGTCACGTCACCAAGGACGGCGCGATCGCCGGGCCCCGGCTGCTGGAGCACCTGGTGGACGTGGTGCTGTCCTTCGAGGGCGACCGGCACGCCCGGCTGCGGCTGGTGCGCGGCGTCAAGAACCGTTACGGGGCGACCGACGAGGTCGGCTGCTTCGAGCTGCACGACGAGGGCATCACCGGGCTCGCCGACCCCTCGGGCCTCTTCCTGACCCGCCGCGACGTGGCGGTGCCGGGCACCTGCCTGACGGTGACCCTGGAGGGCAAGCGGCCCCTGGTCGCCGAGGTGCAGGCGCTCACCGTCGACTCCCAGATCCCCTCGCCCCGGCGCACGACCTCGGGTCTGGAGACCTCCCGGGTCTCGATGATGCTCGCCGTGCTGGAGCAGCGCGGCCGGATCAGCGCACTCGGCAAGCGGGACATCTACAGCGCGACGGTGGGCGGCGTGAAGCTCACCGAACCCGCCGCCGACCTGGCGATCGCGCTCGCCCTGGCCAGCGCGGCCAGCGACACCCCGCTCCCGAAGAACCTGGTCGCGATCGGCGAGGTGGGGCTCGCGGGCGAGGTCAGGAGGGTCACCGGGGTGCAGCGGCGGCTGGCCGAGGCACACCGTCTGGGCTTCACGCACGCGCTCGTTCCGACGGATCCGGGGAAGGTCCCGGCCGGTATGAAGGTCACGGAAGTCGCCGACATGGGCGACGCTCTGCGGGTCCTCCCGCGCCGGTCTCGTCAAGAGGCGCCGCAGCCTCGTCAGGAAGACAACGCGCGCCGGTAG
- the disA gene encoding DNA integrity scanning diadenylate cyclase DisA: MAANDRATTPGKSGQGTGNEALMRASLSAVAPGMALRDGLERILRGNTGGLIVLGMDKTVESMCTGGFVLDVEFTATRLRELCKLDGALILDKDMTKILRAGVQLVPDASIHTEETGTRHRTADRVSKACGFPVVSVSQSMRLIALYVDGERRVLEESSAILSRANQALATLERYKLRLDEVAGTLSALEIEDLVTVRDVTAVAQRLEMVRRIATEIAEYVVELGTDGRLLSLQLDELIAGVEPERELVVRDYVPEPTAKRSRTVAEALTELDALSHTELLELAVVARALGYSGSPETLDSAVSPRGFRLLAKVPRLPGAIIERLVEHFGGLQKLLAASVDDLQTVDGVGEARARSVREGLSRLAESSILERYV; this comes from the coding sequence GTGGCAGCCAACGACCGGGCGACGACGCCCGGAAAGTCCGGCCAAGGCACCGGTAACGAGGCGCTGATGCGCGCCTCGTTGAGCGCGGTCGCGCCCGGAATGGCCCTGCGGGACGGCCTGGAGCGCATTCTCCGCGGCAATACCGGTGGCCTGATCGTGCTGGGCATGGACAAGACCGTCGAGTCGATGTGCACCGGCGGATTCGTGCTGGACGTGGAGTTCACGGCGACGCGCCTGCGCGAGCTGTGCAAGCTCGACGGGGCGCTGATCCTCGACAAGGACATGACCAAGATCCTGCGGGCCGGCGTGCAGCTGGTCCCGGACGCCTCGATCCACACGGAGGAGACGGGCACCCGTCACCGCACGGCGGACCGGGTCTCCAAGGCGTGCGGCTTCCCCGTCGTCTCGGTCTCCCAGTCGATGCGCCTCATCGCGCTGTACGTGGACGGGGAGCGGCGGGTCCTGGAGGAGTCCTCCGCGATCCTGTCCCGGGCCAACCAGGCGCTCGCCACGCTGGAGCGGTACAAACTGCGCCTCGACGAGGTGGCGGGCACGCTGTCCGCGCTGGAGATCGAGGACCTGGTCACCGTCCGGGACGTGACGGCGGTGGCGCAGCGGCTGGAGATGGTGCGGCGGATCGCCACGGAGATCGCGGAGTACGTGGTCGAGCTCGGCACCGACGGACGTCTGCTCTCCCTCCAGCTGGACGAGCTGATCGCCGGGGTGGAGCCGGAGCGGGAGCTGGTCGTCCGGGACTACGTCCCCGAACCGACGGCGAAACGGTCGCGCACGGTGGCGGAGGCGCTGACCGAGCTGGACGCGCTGAGCCACACGGAGCTGCTGGAGCTGGCGGTGGTGGCGCGGGCGCTGGGCTACAGCGGCTCGCCCGAGACGCTGGACTCGGCGGTGTCCCCGCGGGGCTTCCGGCTGCTGGCGAAGGTGCCGCGGCTGCCCGGGGCGATCATCGAGCGGCTGGTGGAGCACTTCGGCGGTCTGCAGAAGCTGCTGGCGGCGAGCGTGGACGACCTCCAGACGGTGGACGGCGTCGGCGAGGCGCGGGCGCGCAGCGTGCGGGAGGGTCTGTCGCGGCTGGCGGAGTCGTCGATCCTGGAACGGTACGTCTGA